A genomic region of Bubalus kerabau isolate K-KA32 ecotype Philippines breed swamp buffalo chromosome 10, PCC_UOA_SB_1v2, whole genome shotgun sequence contains the following coding sequences:
- the NGDN gene encoding neuroguidin, with amino-acid sequence MAAPEVLESDLPNAVALLKNLQEQVMAVTAQVQTLTKKVQAKAYPTEKGLSLLEVKDQLLLMYLMDLSHLILDKASGGSLQGHPAVLRLVEIRTVLEKLRPLDQKLKYQIDKLVKTAVTGSLSENDPLRFKPHPSNMMSKLSSEDEEEDEAEEGQSGASGKKSGKGTAKKYVPPRLVPVHYDETEAEREKKRLERAKRRALSSSVIRELKEQYSDAPEEIRDARHPHVTRQSQEDQHRINYEESMMVRLSVSKREKGRRKRANVMSSQLHSLTHFSDISALTGGTPHLDEDQNPTKKRKKIPKKGRKKKGFRRRR; translated from the exons ATGGCGGCTCCG GAGGTGTTGGAGTCAGACCTGCCAAATGCTGTGGCACTTTTGAAAAACCTCCAGGAGCAG GTGATGGCTGTCACAGCACAAGTGCAAACTCTGACCAAAAAAGTTCAGGCTAAAGCTTATCCTACAGAGAAG GGTCTCAGCCTTTTGGAAGTAAAAGATCAGCTGTTGCTCATGTACCTTATGGAtttgagccatctcatcctggaCAAAGCCTCAGGAGGTTCTCTTCAGGGACATCCTGCAGTTTTGAGACTGGTGGAGATTCGCACG GTTTTGGAAAAGCTTCGTCCTTTGGACCAAAAATTGAAGTATCAGATTGACAAACTGGTCAAGACTGCAGTGACAGGCAGCCTCA GTGAGAATGACCCACTCCGTTTTAAGCCTCATCCTAGCAATATGATGAGCAAG TTGAGCTCTGAGGATGAGGAGGAAGATGAAGCAGAGGAAGGCCAGTCTGGGGCTTCAGGGAAGAAATCTGGAAAAGGAACAGCTAAGAAATACGTCCCACCACGCTTGGTTCCAGTGCATTATG ATGAAACAGAAGCTGAGCGGGAGAAGAAGCGCCTAGAACGAGCCAAGAGACGGGCGTTGAGCAGCTCTGTCATTCGTGAGCTAAAGGAGCAGTACTCAGATGCTCCAGAGGAAATCCGAGATGCTCGGCATCCTCATGTTACTCGCCAGAGTCAGGAGGATCAACACAG GATTAACTATGAGGAGAGCATGATGGTGCGTTTAAGTGTCAGCAAGCGGGAGAAAGGACGGCGAAAACGAGCAAATGTCATGAGCTCACAGCTTCATTCCCTCACGCACTTCAGTGACATCAGTGCTCTGACAGGAGGAACCCCTCATCTTGACGAG GATCAAAATCCTACGAAGAAGCGGAAGAAGATACCTAAGAAAGGTCGGAAGAAGAAAG GTTTTCGGAGGCGGCGGTGA